Proteins found in one Sorghum bicolor cultivar BTx623 chromosome 1, Sorghum_bicolor_NCBIv3, whole genome shotgun sequence genomic segment:
- the LOC8054358 gene encoding proline-rich receptor-like protein kinase PERK2, protein MENVLLDRSSRSLEFPKRSQLGRSRRGPAAGARPAVPGGGSYSSFPTWQQPFNHHLQKGGAWTSAPALPYARPPTMIYSSPSLPLLPSNQPPLLPLPPTATKYATFPCLPPAAPSPPPPAPRAAGKAAAAAPAPLPRQRDRRRRPSRPPPPATERSAAQKKPLERATPLPPAPVVTEALDDLEQEVARNFVEDLLHMLAPPPSSLPLPSFSLVVKACPAKDTRLVAPAAPSCNVEAATADGIRGLLRL, encoded by the coding sequence ATGGAAAACGTTCTCCTGGATCGATCATCTAGAAGCCTTGAGTTCCCGAAGAGGTCCCAGCTTGGTCGCAGCCGGCGGGGGCCAGCAGCTGGCGCGAGGCCGGCGGTGCCGGGCGGCGGCTCGTACAGCTCCTTCCCGACGTGGCAGCAGCCATTCAATCATCACCTGCAGAAAGGTGGCGCGTGGACCTCCGCTCCCGCGCTTCCATACGCGAGGCCTCCGACGATGATATACTCGTCGCCGTCTCTTCCTCTCCTGCCGTCCAACCAGCCGCCGCTCCTGCCGCTCCCACCCACCGCCACCAAGTACGCTACTTTCCCCTGCCTACCACCAGCAGCTCCATCTCCACCACCGCCGGCGCCACGCGCCGCCGgcaaggcagcagcagcagcccccGCGCCGCTGCCACGCCAGAGGgacaggaggaggaggccgtcaaggccgccgccgccggcgacggaGAGGTCTGCAGCGCAGAAGAAGCCGCTGGAGCGGGCGACGCCTCTGCCGCCCGCGCCAGTGGTGACGGAGGCACTGGACGACCTCGAGCAGGAGGTGGCCAGGAACTTCGTTGAGGACCTGCTGCACATGCTGGCGCCGCCGCCAAGCAGCCTGCCGCTGCCCAGCTTCTCCCTCGTCGTGAAAGCCTGCCCTGCCAAGGACACCAGATTGGTGGCGCCGGCCGCGCCGTCCTGCAACGTGGAGGCCGCCACCGCCGACGGCAtccgcggcctcctccgtctgtAG
- the LOC8054359 gene encoding small GTPase LIP1 translates to MFWKDSGSRSSSGSGRDQNGVGPFGQVRVLIVGDSGVGKSSLLHLILKSSAIARPAQTVGCTVGVKHVTYGSAGGSSNNISDAERNFFVELLDVSGHERYKACRSIFYTQINGVIFVYDLSQRKTKTNLNKWAVEVAETGTFSAPLGSGGPGGLPVPYLVIANKVDIVPRDGTRASRGNLVDLARQWAEKQGLLRCSEELPLTESFPGNSGLVSAAKQARYDKEAVIKFFRLLIRRRYFSNEPPAPSPWSLTPREDTILPVESLGGGVDSFQRKSLSGDGFLYNGVVPLPAQRNLTPPPTLNPQQPVSSLDNYRYHRFSSSSLPDVSSNRTSREDIIDV, encoded by the exons atgttTTGGAAGGATAGCGGCAGCcggagcagcagcggcagcggccGGGATCAGAACGGCGTCGGCCCCTTCGGCCAAGTGCGCGTCCTCATCGTCGGCGATTCAG GTGTTGGGAAATCTTCATTGCTGCATCTCATTTTAAAAAGTTCTGCTATTGCTCGACCAGCTCAAACAGTAGGATGCACTGTGGGTGTTAAA CATGTTACTTATGGAAGTGCGGGCGGTTCATCTAATAACATCAGTGATGCTGAAAGGAACTTCTTTGTTGAGCTTTTGGATGTCTCAGGACATGAACGATACAAGGCATGCCGGTCGATTTTCTATACACAAATCAATG GTGTcatatttgtttatgatctctcTCAGAGGAAGACCAAGACCAATTTGAATAAATGGGCAGTTGAAGTTGCTGAAACTGGCACATTTTCAGCTCCATTGGGATCTGGTGGACCAGGAGGACTTCCGGTGCCTTATCTGGTAATTGCTAATAAAGTGGATATCGTTCCAAGAGATGGGACAAGAGCAAGCAGGGGAAATCTTGTTGATCTTGCTCGCCAATGGGCTGAGAAGCAGGGCCTTCTTCGATGCAGTGAAGAACTTCCGCTCACAGAGAGCTTTCCTGGGAACTCCGGTCTTGTGTCG GCTGCTAAACAAGCAAGATATGACAAAGAAGCTGTGATCAAGTTTTTCCGCTTG CTGATCAGAAGAAGATACTTTTCAAACGAACCTCCTGCCCCAAGTCCCTGGTCCCTTACTCCAAGAGAAGATACCATCCTTCCTGTGGAGAGTCTTGGAGGTGGCGTCGATAGCTTCCAAAGGAAAAG CCTTAGTGGTGACGGATTTCTGTACAACGGAGTAGTTCCACTCCCAGCGCAGAGGAACCTCACACCGCCACCAACTCTGAATCCGCAGCAGCCTGTGTCGTCCTTGGACAACTACAGATATCATCGATTCTCCTCCTCGTCGCTTCCGGACGTGAGCAGCAATAGAACAAGCCGAGAAGACATTATTGATGTATGA
- the LOC110431803 gene encoding uncharacterized protein LOC110431803, translated as MASSPSRLCSDEELQKARVDLDEFIADEDEFECLSGDEDEEGNKEEGKETPRQKNKKKKKVVVPMETVQTFLNYKCSIPVREHESEHSGDIGTLSRVSNVFTRHFLDRISALQDKLRHEVEAKGYAEYEATDDDDEEEEEEVQEEKHEDTPPASSTNAAMHHTGA; from the coding sequence ATGGCTAGCTCGCCGTCGAGGCTCTGTTCCGATGAGGAGCTGCAGAAAGCAAGGGTGGATCTGGATGAATTCATCGCCGATGAAGACGAGTTCGAGTGTCTAAGCGGTGACGAAGATGAAGAGGGCAATAAAGAGGAGGGGAAGGAGACACCGAGACAGaagaataagaagaagaagaaggtggTGGTGCCGATGGAGACGGTGCAGACGTTCCTCAACTACAAGTGCAGCATTCCAGTCCGCGAGCACGAAAGCGAGCATTCTGGGGACATCGGGACCTTGTCCAGGGTAAGTAATGTCTTTACCAGGCATTTTTTGGACAGAATAAGCGCCCTCCAAGACAAACTGAGGCATGAGGTGGAGGCCAAAGGCTATGCCGAATACGAGGCcactgatgacgacgacgaggaggaggaggaggaagtgcAGGAGGAGAAGCACGAAGACACACCACCAGCCAGCAGCACCAATGCTGCAATGCACCATACTGGGGCTTGA
- the LOC8078861 gene encoding cell cycle checkpoint protein RAD17 isoform X1, whose protein sequence is MGKRRQVVVLSSSSGEDDGGGRRGPRARRPRTPASAPAPVQVQAQAAGASRKKPRRESSVGRGRRRASKLAPSDSLKDEFDMLSEDFSECFNDFSMPGFIRKTKELWVDKYTPHSLAELAVHKKKIEDVKKWLEEKLKAPKTTVGGWTLVLTGQTGVGKSATVKAIADDLGADLCEWTTPVPTLWAEHVHANSGLRYISKLEEFETFVEKIRKYSMLCPTNTKSQRKLIIILIDDIPVTSGSGSFARLGKCLTGLVRSTQVPTVISLTHYHKSENNDTAMWKSEDLESLLQDAGAHKIAFNPVTTNSIKKILVRICKEESCNASEELLHQMATSSGGDIRHAIMSLQYYCLDPRRHSSALATSSNRTGSKSHDSLVPGHESYGPSSALPSPCGRDETLSLFHALGKFLHNKRETNSDVGTDLDPFPLKENLRRNSLKMDVPEKILSQAHGKVRTVADFLYENVIDFIDSEAVDDAWAVVSYLSDADCLLTASPIASYNSENIAQLIAASVAARGVLFGNAHGTPSRWHTIRSPKLWQIEQSFRSNKDHILKERFDCSRTCGFSNYSDLVTEFRPFERWIGPRNDGHRSSCLPHGVGGSPMGVADGNNSEEDDMIEDC, encoded by the exons ATGGGGAAGCGACGGCAGGTCGTTGTTTTGTCCTCTTCCTCTGGGGAAGATGACGGCGGGGGGCGCCGCGGCCCTCGGGCGCGGAGGCCGAGGACGCCGGCCTCCGCGCCGGCTCCGGTCCAGGTGCAGGCTCAGGCAGCAGGCGCCTCGAGGAAAAAGCCGCGCCGCGAGAGCAGCGTGGGGAGAGGACGCCGCCGCGCCTCTAAACTCGCGCCGTCCGACTCCTTGAAG gatgaatttgatatgctcTCTGAAGATTTTTCAGAATGTTTTAATGACTTCAGCATGCCAG GGTTTATACGGAAAACGAAAGAGCTTTGGGTTGACAAGTACACACCCCACTCATTGGCTGAGCTTGCTGTTCATAAAAAGAAG ATTGAAGATGTAAAAAAATGGTTGGAAGAGAAGCTGAAGGCACCAAAG ACAACGGTTGGAGGATGGACCCTAGTCCTAACTGGGCAAACTGGTGTTGGAAAATCA GCAACTGTGAAAGCAATTGCTGATGACCTTGGAGCGGACTTATGTGAGTGGACAACTCCAGTACCAACACTGTGGGCTGAACATGTTCATGCTAATTCAG GATTACGCTATATATCCAAGCTTGAAGAATTTGAAACCTTTGTGGAGAAGATAAGGAAGTATTCAATGCTTTGTCCAACCAATACCAAGTCCCAAAGGAAGCTCATTATCATTTTGATTGATGACATCCCTGTAACAAGTGGAAGTGGTTCTTTTGCAAGACTAGGAAAATGCTTAACTGGTTTAGTTCGAAGTACTCAAGTACCAACTGTCATTTCACTCACTCACTATCACAAAAGTGAGAATAACGATACTGCAATGTGGAAGTCTGAGGACCTTGAGTCCTTACTTCAAGATGCTGGTGCtcacaag ATTGCTTTCAATCCGGTAACCACAAATTCTATCAAGAAAATCCTTGTTCGAATATGCAAAGAAGAAAGCTGTAATGCATCTGAAGAATTATTGCATCAAATGGCAACCTCTAGTGGAGGTGATATCAGACATGCAATAATGTCTCTTCAATACTATTGTCTTGATCCCAGAAGGCATAGTTCTGCATTGGCAACAAGTTCTAATCGTACTGGTTCAAAGAGCCATGATTCTCTGGTTCCAGGGCATGAGAGCTATGGCCCTAGCAGTGCACTACCCTCCCCATGTGGAAGGGATGAAACACTTTCACTATTTCATGCCTTGGGGAAATTTTTGCACAACAAGAGGGAAACTAATAGTGATGTTGGTACCG ACCTGGATCCATTTCCTCTTAAAGAAAACCTAAGAAGAAATTCACTCAAAATGGATGTTCCAGAAAAAATCCTTTCACAAGCACACGGAAAAGTACGGACAGTTGCGGATTTTCTTTATGAAAATG TTATTGATTTCATTGACAGTGAAGCTGTTGATGATGCATGGGCTGTGGTATCATATTTGAGTGATGCAGATTGTCTTCTTACTGCTAGTCCAATCGCATCATACAACTCAGAAAACATAGCACAGCTCATTGCTGCTTCTGTTGCGGCACGGGGAGTTCTTTTTGGAAATGCTCATGGCACGCCATCAAG GTGGCATACAATCCGAAGCCCAAAGCTTTGGCAAATTGAGCAATCATTTCGATCCAATAAG GACCACATTCTGAAGGAAAGATTTGATTGTTCAAGGACATGTGGTTTTTCGAACTACTCTGACTTGGTCACAGAATTCAGACCATTCGAGAGATGGATTGGTCCTCGTAATGATGGAcataggagcagctgcttgcCCCATGGCGTAGGTGGCTCACCCATGGGAGTTGCTGATGGAAATAACTCTGAAGAAGACGATATGATCGAAGATTGTTAA
- the LOC8078861 gene encoding cell cycle checkpoint protein RAD17 isoform X2: MNLICSLKIFQNVLMTSACQAGFIRKTKELWVDKYTPHSLAELAVHKKKIEDVKKWLEEKLKAPKTTVGGWTLVLTGQTGVGKSATVKAIADDLGADLCEWTTPVPTLWAEHVHANSGLRYISKLEEFETFVEKIRKYSMLCPTNTKSQRKLIIILIDDIPVTSGSGSFARLGKCLTGLVRSTQVPTVISLTHYHKSENNDTAMWKSEDLESLLQDAGAHKIAFNPVTTNSIKKILVRICKEESCNASEELLHQMATSSGGDIRHAIMSLQYYCLDPRRHSSALATSSNRTGSKSHDSLVPGHESYGPSSALPSPCGRDETLSLFHALGKFLHNKRETNSDVGTDLDPFPLKENLRRNSLKMDVPEKILSQAHGKVRTVADFLYENVIDFIDSEAVDDAWAVVSYLSDADCLLTASPIASYNSENIAQLIAASVAARGVLFGNAHGTPSRWHTIRSPKLWQIEQSFRSNKDHILKERFDCSRTCGFSNYSDLVTEFRPFERWIGPRNDGHRSSCLPHGVGGSPMGVADGNNSEEDDMIEDC, translated from the exons atgaatttgatatgctcTCTGAAGATTTTTCAGAATGTTTTAATGACTTCAGCATGCCAG GCAGGGTTTATACGGAAAACGAAAGAGCTTTGGGTTGACAAGTACACACCCCACTCATTGGCTGAGCTTGCTGTTCATAAAAAGAAG ATTGAAGATGTAAAAAAATGGTTGGAAGAGAAGCTGAAGGCACCAAAG ACAACGGTTGGAGGATGGACCCTAGTCCTAACTGGGCAAACTGGTGTTGGAAAATCA GCAACTGTGAAAGCAATTGCTGATGACCTTGGAGCGGACTTATGTGAGTGGACAACTCCAGTACCAACACTGTGGGCTGAACATGTTCATGCTAATTCAG GATTACGCTATATATCCAAGCTTGAAGAATTTGAAACCTTTGTGGAGAAGATAAGGAAGTATTCAATGCTTTGTCCAACCAATACCAAGTCCCAAAGGAAGCTCATTATCATTTTGATTGATGACATCCCTGTAACAAGTGGAAGTGGTTCTTTTGCAAGACTAGGAAAATGCTTAACTGGTTTAGTTCGAAGTACTCAAGTACCAACTGTCATTTCACTCACTCACTATCACAAAAGTGAGAATAACGATACTGCAATGTGGAAGTCTGAGGACCTTGAGTCCTTACTTCAAGATGCTGGTGCtcacaag ATTGCTTTCAATCCGGTAACCACAAATTCTATCAAGAAAATCCTTGTTCGAATATGCAAAGAAGAAAGCTGTAATGCATCTGAAGAATTATTGCATCAAATGGCAACCTCTAGTGGAGGTGATATCAGACATGCAATAATGTCTCTTCAATACTATTGTCTTGATCCCAGAAGGCATAGTTCTGCATTGGCAACAAGTTCTAATCGTACTGGTTCAAAGAGCCATGATTCTCTGGTTCCAGGGCATGAGAGCTATGGCCCTAGCAGTGCACTACCCTCCCCATGTGGAAGGGATGAAACACTTTCACTATTTCATGCCTTGGGGAAATTTTTGCACAACAAGAGGGAAACTAATAGTGATGTTGGTACCG ACCTGGATCCATTTCCTCTTAAAGAAAACCTAAGAAGAAATTCACTCAAAATGGATGTTCCAGAAAAAATCCTTTCACAAGCACACGGAAAAGTACGGACAGTTGCGGATTTTCTTTATGAAAATG TTATTGATTTCATTGACAGTGAAGCTGTTGATGATGCATGGGCTGTGGTATCATATTTGAGTGATGCAGATTGTCTTCTTACTGCTAGTCCAATCGCATCATACAACTCAGAAAACATAGCACAGCTCATTGCTGCTTCTGTTGCGGCACGGGGAGTTCTTTTTGGAAATGCTCATGGCACGCCATCAAG GTGGCATACAATCCGAAGCCCAAAGCTTTGGCAAATTGAGCAATCATTTCGATCCAATAAG GACCACATTCTGAAGGAAAGATTTGATTGTTCAAGGACATGTGGTTTTTCGAACTACTCTGACTTGGTCACAGAATTCAGACCATTCGAGAGATGGATTGGTCCTCGTAATGATGGAcataggagcagctgcttgcCCCATGGCGTAGGTGGCTCACCCATGGGAGTTGCTGATGGAAATAACTCTGAAGAAGACGATATGATCGAAGATTGTTAA
- the LOC110436870 gene encoding protein EARLY-RESPONSIVE TO DEHYDRATION 7, chloroplastic-like: protein MASASSNAKQSLYPDVDQSHPDLNTPFFAPTTSTGAGTTAVGSSLYPTVDPNELAENLFPETAEEDAAPPPPTTEETVVAVPGAQLHLVDPDRSLDLGAGTLSIVRLRQGDHSVAVLARLIPEKPHQRRGLFRLFSSGRSDGGAEQEPVQWPLTRDVAAVKLDPAHYFFSLHVPHTDHPDDKDDAEDAEADAEAALSYGLTVVGKGQDKVLEELDRVLEEYTTFSVKQVEAAAKEKSEVMDARAVAEITPEEAVGDKKEVVEEKSAAFWTTIAPNVDDYSSSVARLIARGSGQLVRGIIWCGDITAEGLRRGEEVVKKSVGPSAKPTQVKPSTLRRMKRARRVTKMSNRVANSILSGVLKVTGFVTSTVLNSKPAQKFFKLMPGEVILASLDGFGKVWDAVEVSGKNVMQTSSVVTTSVVTHRYGEQAGEATHNYLHATGNALGAAWAVFKIRKALDPKGNLKKSSFVSQAAHTVAKESIARQKKK from the exons ATGGCTTCCGCTTCCTCGAATGCCAAGCAGAGCCTCTACCCGGATGTTGACCAGTCCCACCCTGATCTCAACACCCCCTTCTTCgcgcccaccacctccaccggcgCCGGCACCACCGCCGTGGGCAGCTCCCTCTACCCCACCGTCGACCCAAACGAGCTCGCCGAGAACCTCTTCCCCGAGACGGCCGAGGAggacgccgcgccgccgccgcccaccacCGAGGAGACCGTCGTCGCCGTCCCGGGCGCGCAGCTCCACCTCGTCGACCCCGACCGCAGCCTCGACCTCGGCGCTGGCACGCTCTCCATCGTGCGCCTCCGCCAGGGGGACCACTCCGTCGCCGTCCTCGCGCGCTTGATCCCCGAGAAGCCCCACCAACGCCGCGGCCTCTTCCGCCTGTTTAGCAGCGGGCGGTCTGACGGTGGCGCCGAGCAGGAGCCCGTCCAGTGGCCGCTCACCCGCGATGTCGCCGCGGTCAAGCTCGACCCCGCGCACTACTTCTTCTCGCTCCATGTCCCGCACACGGACCACCCGGACGACAAGGATGACGCCGAGGATGCCGAGGCGGACGCGGAGGCGGCGCTGAGCTACGGCCTCACGGTCGTTGGGAAGGGGCAGGACAAAGTATTGGAGGAGCTGGACAGGGTCCTCGAGGAGTACACTACCTTCTCGGTGAAGCaggtggaggcggcggcgaAGGAGAAGTCGGAGGTCATGGACGCGAGGGCGGTGGCCGAGATCACTCCGGAGGAAGCTGTCGGGGATAAGAAGGAGGTCGTCGAGGAGAAGTCGGCGGCGTTCTGGACGACAATCGCGCCGAACGTCGACGATTACAGCTCGTCGGTGGCGCGGCTGATCGCGCGGGGCTCGGGGCAGCTAGTGAGGGGCATCATCTGGTGCGGCGACATCACGGCGGAGGGCCTGCGGCGTGGGGAAGAGGTGGTGAAGAAGAGCGTGGGGCCCAGCGCGAAGCCGACGCAGGTGAAGCCCAGCACTCTCAGAAGGATGAAGAG GGCTAGGAGGGTTACAAAGATGTCCAACAGGGTGGCAAACTCAATCCTGTCTGGTGTTCTGAAGGTCACTGGCTTTGTCACAAGCACCGTGTTGAACTCCAAACCAGCacaaaagtttttcaagttaaTGCCTGGCGAAGTTATTCTTGCTTCACTTGATGGATTTG GGAAAGTATGGGATGCTGTAGAAGTGTCTGGCAAGAACGTGATGCAGACATCATCAGTTGTCACAACTTCTGTTGTAACACACAG ATACGGTGAACAAGCAGGGGAAGCCACACACAATTACCTCCACGCTACAGGAAATGCTCTCGGAGCTGCGTGGGCTGTATTCAAGATTAGGAAAGCACTCGACCCTAAGGGTAATTTGAAGAAGTCATCTTTTGTAAGCCAAGCAGCGCACACTGTAGCTAAAGAATCAATTGCGAGGCAAAAGAAGAAGTGA
- the LOC110436867 gene encoding putative pentatricopeptide repeat-containing protein At3g49142, protein MHMHASRSHLPTSGESLLRLVSACRAPAHLPSLRAAHARLLVLLHPSHPSAAHASVKLIQAYAACSALPLAHAVLESSSSSSAGGSSRTTTVCFNVLIRALTAASLHRDALVLFASMRPRGPACSPDHYTYPLVLKSCAASNDLLLGLQIHSAVAKLRLDANVYVAHSAISMYARCGRPEDAYRVFDGMQHRDVVSWNAMIAGFARAGLFDRAIEVFKQFVVLPGSMPDAGTMAGILSAMGNAKSEDIVFVRSVFNNMQFKELISWNAMLAVYANNGYHVKAVELFMLMEKDEVEPDSVTLATVLPPCGELSAFSVGKRIHEIIKRKNMCPNLLLENALMDMYANCGCLKGARDVFDSMSARDVISWTSIISAYGKHGHGREAVYLFEKMLEEGLKPDSIAFVAVLAACSHAGLLDDGKSYFDSMTSRYHITPKAEHYTCMVDLLGRAGCISEAYDFITTMLIEPNERVWGALLQACRIHSNMDIGLVAADNLFRLVPEQTGYYVLLSNMYARAGRWADVTSVRSVMVNKGIKKFPGTSIVELGDRVHTFHIGDRCHPQSEMIYQKLDELLGKIRRMGYNPEVEATLHDVEEEDKEGHLSVHSEKLAIAFLLLNTSPGTTIRVTMNLRTCSDCHLAAKLISVITSTEIILKDTNRIHHIVQGVCSCGDYW, encoded by the coding sequence ATGCACATGCACGCATCGCGGAGCCACCTGCCCACGTCCGGCGAGTCCCTCCTCCGCCTCGTGTCTGCCTGCCGCGCACCCGCCCACCTCCCATCCCTGCGCGCCGCGCACGCGCGCCTCCTCGTGctgctccacccctcccacccaTCCGCCGCACACGCTAGCGTCAAGCTCATCCAAGCCTACGCCGCCTGCTCCGCGCTCCCCTTGGCACACGCCGTGCTCgagtcgtcgtcctcgtcctccgccggcggcagcagcaggaCCACCACCGTCTGCTTCAACGTACTCATCCGCGCGCTCACCGCTGCCTCCCTCCACCGCGATGCGCTCGTCCTCTTCGCCTCCATGCGGCCGCGGGGCCCCGCCTGCTCCCCCGACCACTACACCTACCCTCTCGTGCTCAAGTCGTGCGCGGCGTCGAACGACCTCCTCCTCGGCCTCCAGATCCACTCCGCCGTGGCCAAGCTCCGTCTCGACGCGAACGTCTACGTGGCGCACTCCGCGATCAGCATGTACGCGCGGTGCGGCCGCCCGGAGGACGCGTACAGAGTGTTCGACGGAATGCAGCACCGGGATGTCGTCTCCTGGAACGCCATGATCGCTGGGTTCGCGCGTGCGGGTCTGTTCGACCGTGCTATTGAGGTTTTCAAGCAGTTTGTGGTGCTGCCGGGTTCGATGCCAGATGCTGGCACCATGGCAGGCATCTTGTCGGCTATGGGGAATGCCAAATCAGAAGACATTGTGTTTGTGAGGAGTGTTTTCAACAACATGCAGTTTAAGGAACTTATCTCTTGGAACGCTATGCTCGCTGTATATGCTAACAATGGATATCATGTTAAGGCTGTTGAGCTGTTCATGCTGATGGAAAAGGATGAGGTTGAGCCAGATTCAGTAACTCTGGCAACTGTTCTTCCTCCATGTGGGGAGCTCTCAGCATTTTCAGTAGGAAAACGGATCCATGAGATTATCAAGAGGAAAAATATGTGCCCTAACTTGTTGCTTGAAAATGCTCTCATGGACATGTATGCAAACTGTGGATGTTTGAAGGGTGCTAGGGATGTCTTTGATTCCATGAGTGCACGGGATGTCATATCATGGACTTCAATCATATCTGCTTACGGAAAGCATGGTCATGGAAGAGAGGCTGTTTATCTTTTTGAGAAGATGCTAGAAGAGGGGCTGAAACCAGACTCCATTGCCTTCGTTGCTGTTCTAGCAGCATGCAGCCATGCTGGCCTTTTGGATGATGGGAAGAGCTACTTTGATTCCATGACTTCCAGGTATCATATCACTCCAAAAGCAGAGCACTATACTTGCATGGTGGACCTTCTCGGCCGTGCTGGATGTATAAGCGAGGCATATGATTTCATCACAACAATGCTGATCGAGCCAAATGAAAGAGTCTGGGGAGCCTTATTACAAGCTTGTCGAATTCACTCTAATATGGACATTGGACTCGTGGCAGCAGACAATCTGTTCAGATTGGTACCTGAACAAACAGGATACTATGTGCTGTTATCTAATATGTATGCTAGGGCTGGGAGATGGGCAGATGTTACCTCGGTGAGAAGTGTCATGGTGAATAAGGGTATCAAGAAATTTCCTGGTACTAGCATTGTCGAGCTAGGGGATCGGGTTCACACATTTCATATTGGTGATAGATGTCACCCACAATCTGAAATGATCTATCAGAAACTGGATGAGCTACTGGGCAAAATAAGGAGAATGGGTTATAACCCAGAGGTAGAGGCTACACTTCATGATGTTGAGGAAGAAGACAAAGAAGGTCATCTTTCTGTTCACAGCGAGAAATTGGCGATTGCATTTCTCCTTTTGAACACTAGTCCAGGGACAACTATCAGGGTGACTATGAATCTCAGAACCTGTAGTGACTGTCATCTTGCTGCAAAGCTGATTTCAGTAATCACCAGTACAGAGATTATCCTCAAAGACACCAATAGGATCCATCATATAGTACAAGGAGTTTGTTCATGTGGGGATTATTGGTAG